The Psilocybe cubensis strain MGC-MH-2018 chromosome 7, whole genome shotgun sequence genome has a window encoding:
- a CDS encoding gamma-tubulin, with protein MPREIITLQLGQCGNQVGSTFWQRLCTEHGINEHCILEPWATDGGDRKDVFFYQADDEQYVPRSILVDLEPRVINNILTSPFSHLYNPENIFVSKDGGGAGNNWAQGYASGERIYEEVMDMVDREAESSESLEAFLVLHSIAGGTGSGLGSFMLERLNDRFPKKIIQTYSVFPNTQEGDVVVQPYNSLLTLKRLIDHADSVVVLDNSAIARIAADRLHTQTPSFDQTNQLISTVMAASTQTLRYPSATHNSLIGLVSSLIPTPRCHFLMTSYTPFSSTEIDQAKTIRRTTVLDVMRRLLQPKNRLISTHSSPQACYISNMSIILGETSPKEISQTMSRMRERNLIPFVPWTPAAPQLVPARKSPYSGSSHKVSGLMLANHTSVASLFKKMIDQYDRLKKRNAFMDMYKKEKMFENNLDEFDRARTACEDTMKEYKASESPDYIAYVRVLFAFIGPELGKH; from the exons ATGCCCCGAGAAATCATAACATTACAACTTGGACAGTGCGGCAATCAAG TCGGATCGACATTCTGGCAACGGCTATGTACTGAACATGGCATCAACGAACACTGCATTCTCGAACCATGGGCCACAGATGGAGGGGACAGAAAGGACGTGTTCTTCTATCAGGCAGATGACGAGCAATACGTGCCGCGCTCTATTCTCGTGGATCTCGAACCTAGG GTGATCAACAACATTCTCACGTCGCCCTTTTCTCACTTATACAACCCCGAGAACATCTTTGTTTCCAAAGATGGAGGTGGTGCTGGAAATAATTGGGCCCAAGGATATGCGTCAGGGGAGCGCATTTATGAAGAAGTCATGGACATGGTTGACCGGGAGGCCGAGAGCAGTGAATCTTTAGAG GCGTTTCTTGTTCTTCATTCAATTGCGGGAGGGACGGGATCTGGTCTAGGATCCTTTATGTTGGAGCGTCTGAACGACAGGTTTCCCAAAAAGATAATTCAAACTTACAGTGTGTTTCCGAACACCCAAGAAGGCGATGTTGTCGTGCAGCCATATAACTCTTTACTGACGTTAAAGCGTCTTATTGATCATGCAGACTCAGTCGTGGTCTTAGACAACAGTGCCATTGCTCGCATAGCTGCAGACAGACTTCATACTCAAACCCCGTCCTTTGATCAGACCAACCAGTTGATCTCAACTGTTATGGCCGCTAGTACACAGACTCTACGGTATCCTTCTGCCACTCACAATTCCCTCATTGGCTTAGTTTCTTCTCTCATACCCACTCCACGCTGCCATTTTCTTATGACATCCTATACCCCATTTTCAAGCACGGAAATTGACCAA GCTAAAACGATACGTCGTACAACAGTGTTGGACGTCATGCGACGCCTGCTTCAACCCAAAAATCGATTGATCTCGACACACTCATCGCCTCAGGCTTGCTACATCTCTAACATGAGCATTATCCTGGGCGAAACGTCTCCTAAGGAAATATCTCAAACTATGAGCCGTATGCGAGAACGAAATCTTATACCGTTTGTTCCATGGACCCCCGCAGCTCCTCAACTTGTACCCGCTCGAAAGTCCCCGTACAGCGGCTCTAGCCATAAAGTCAGTGGTCTGATGCTGGCCAATCATACGAGCGTCGCATCT CTTTTCAAAAAGATGATTGATCAATACGACAGATTGAAAAAGCGCAACGCCTTCATGGATATGTataaaaaagagaagatgTTCGAAAACAATCTTGACGAATTCGATCGAGCAAG GACGGCTTGTGAAGATACCATGAAAGAGTATAAAGCATCGGAAAGCCCTGACTATATTGCTTATGTGCGTGTACTATTTGCCTTCATTGGACCAGAACTCGGCAAACATTAA
- a CDS encoding putative mannan endo-1,4-beta-mannosidase A — protein sequence MNAAFADIAKAGATVVRTWGFNEVTSPNGIYYQSWSGSTPTVNTGSTGLANFDNVVAAAKANGLRLIVALTNNWSDYGGMDVYVKQILNSPNHDLFYTDSTVKTAYKNYIKAFVGRYLNEPTIMAWELANEPRCKGSTGTSTGTCTTVTVTNWIKEISAYIKSIDTNHLVAVGDEGFYNQPSAPTYPYQGSEGVDFDANLSVSSIDFGTFHSYPTSWGQGGNEQAWGTQWIADHQTSQAKANKPVILEEFGVTSNQPTIYQAWYNEVISSGLTGDLIWQAGSHLSTGDTPNDGYAVYPDGAVYPIMQSHATALKSRG from the exons ATGAATGCCGCGTTCGCCGACATCGCTAAGGCTGGCGCAACTGTTGTTCGCACTTG GGGTTTCAACGAGGTTACTAGCCCCAACGGAATCTACTATCAAAGCTGGTCCGGAAGCACACCGACAGTCAACACAGGATCCACGGGTCTAGCAAATTTTG ATAATGTGGTCGCTGCTGCTAAGGCTAACGGACTTCGTCTCATAGTTGCACT CACAAACAACTGGTCTGACTACGGTGGAATGGATGTCTATGTTAAACAGATTCTCAATTCTCCCAACCATGATCTTTTCTACACCGACTCGACTGTCAAG ACAGCTTACAAGAATTACATCAAAGCTTTCGTCGGCCGCTACTTGAACGAGCCTACCATTATGGCATGGGAGCTTGCAAATGAGCCCAGATGTAAAGGAAGCACCGG CACTTCCACTGGAACATGTACCACTGTTACGGTTACAAACTGGATCAAGGAAATTTCGGCGTATATTAAATCGATTGATACCAACCATCTCGTCGCTGTCGGCGATGAAGGTTTTTACAACCAGCCCAGTGCCCCCACGTATCCTTACCA GGGAAGCGAGGGTGTAGACTTCGACGCCAACCTTTCTGTCAGCAGTATTGACTTCGGTACCTTCCAC TCGTACCCGACAAGTTGGGGACAAGGCGGAAATGAACAGGCGTGGGGAACCCAATGGATTGCCGACCACCAAACCTCGCAAGCAAAAGCTAACAAGCCAGttatccttgaggagttcGGTGTAACAAGTAACCAGCCAACCATTTACCAAGCTTGGTACAATGAAGTTATTTCGTCTGGATTAACTGGTGATCTCATTTGGCAAGCGGGATCCCACCTCTCAAC TGGTGATACACCAAACGATGGATACGCTGTGTACCCCGATGGGGCAGTATATCCCATTATGCAATCTCATGCCACCGCGTTGAAGAGTCGTGGATAA
- a CDS encoding Peptidyl-prolyl isomerase CWC27, producing the protein MALPTKGRVIVDTTVGEIEIELWSKETPKACRNFLALAMEGYYDGVIFHRVVPGFLVQTGDKTGTGAGGESFYGEPFEDEIHPRLRFSHRGLVAMANNGTKNSNDSQFFITLDRADELHGKHTLFGRCMGDTVYNVMKIGEMELDSEGRPVYPPRIKSIRIVDNPFDDIVPRITAAEKRAQQRAREQAQKEREEEQRRKGAKKNVKLLSFGAEEDAGEGDDSTTFKKKPMYRPELVEKPRKETTIPDFVSQPSSSSKAKPPALEPPKESKSDKPSKKTTDDDISKIRQQHAKEKSASENARKTEIEKMEAEIRKLQKRKDGGGSDSDDDASRNKKAKKSYLSEELAKYAKGRGIHKKGKKRDEGDVLAALNSFRGKLQNTMFVDDEVPNDEGKGKAREVEGGTNNEEEGAVAEGGVVGGGGEEDEGMEVDYDFGFMGHALHFAKDNMEETVKAERDYEVIDPRQRSAQARQEERERRKAALKAKGGGVSGGRYRR; encoded by the exons ATGGCTCTTCCAACAAAAGGCCGTGTTATAGTCGACACCACTGTCGGAGAGATTGAAATTGAGCTATGGTCAAAG gaaACGCCGAAAGCATGCAGAAACTTCCTTGCACTTGCTATGGAGG GGTACTATGATGGTGTCATCTTCCACAG AGTCGTCCCAGGTTTTCTTGTTCAGACGGGCGATAAGACAGGCACAGGGGCGGGAGGAGAGTCGTTCTACGGAG AACCATTTGAAGATGAGATACATCCGCGCTTGCGTTTCTCCCACAGAGGTCTCGTTGCGATGGCTAACAATGGCACTAAGAACTCCAATGACTCCCAGTTCTTCATTACCCTCG ATAGAGCTGATGAATTAcatggaaaacataccttgttcgGACGGTGCATGGGAGATACGGTCTACA ACGTGATGAAGATCGGAGAAATGG AACTCGACTCGGAAGGTCGCCCAGTATA CCCGCCCAGAATCAAGTCAATCCGGATCGTCGACAACCCATTCGATGACATCGTGCCCCGTATCACCGCAGCTGAGAAACGTGCCCAACAAAGAGCGAGAGAGCAGGCACAAAAGGAGCGAGAGGAGGAGCAGCGGAGAAAAGGTGCCAAGAA AAACGTCAAGTTGCTTAGTTTCGGTGCAGAAGAAGATGCAGGCGAAGGCGACGATTCTACAACGTTCAAGAAGAAACCTATGTACAGACCTGAAT TGGTTGAAAAGCCAAGGAAAGAGACGACCATTCCCGACTTTGTTTCGCAGCCTAGCTCAAGTAGTAAGGCAAAACCCCCAGCATTGGAACCTCCAAAAGAGTCAAAG TCTGACAAACCGTCGAAGAAGACTACTGACGACGACATTTCTAAAATTCGACAACAACACGCCAAAGAAAAATCTGCGTCAGA AAATGCTCGCAAAACAGAGATCGAAAAGATGGAAGCCGAGATTCGCAAACTCCAAAAGCGGAAAGACGGCGGCGGGTCCGACAGCGACGATGACGCCTCACGGAATAAAAAGGCTAAAAAATCATACCTCAGCGAAGAGCTCGCAAAGTACGCCAAGGGCAGGGGTATACACAAGAAGGGCAAGAAGAGGGACGAGGGCGACGTGCTCGCGGCGCTGAACAGCTTCAGAGGCAAATTGCAGAACACGATGTTTGTGGACGATGAGGTCCCGAATGACGAGGGTAAAGGAAAAGCTCGTGAGGTGGAGGGTGGCACCAAcaatgaagaagagggtgCGGTAGCTGAAGGTGGGGTAGTGGGAGGTGGTggcgaagaggacgagggtATGGAGGTCGACTATGACTTTGGGTTCATGGGCCATGCGCTTCATTTTGCGAAGGACAATATGGAGGAGACGGTCAAGGCCGAGCGGGATTACGAGGTCATCGACCCACGACAGCGCAGTGCGCAGGCGCGCCAGGAGGAACGCGAGCGAAGAAAGGCCGCCCTCAAAGCGAAGGGAGGCGGTGTCAGTGGTGGGCGGTACCGTCGATGA
- a CDS encoding Thymidylate kinase, which yields MASLNSNRRAPFIVIEGLDRSGKTTQTSKLHSRLQQNGIEASLLKFPDRTTAIGQMIDSYLRSASELDDRAIHLLFSANRWELATTIEKLLLAGTPVICDRYAFSGIAFSASKVDSLGDPLLAFEWCRSPDVGLPAPDIVLFFDITPEKAKERGGYGDERYEKEEMQLRVRKAFHRIGEEMAESGTGTRWVSIDAGREREEVELDVWAVVDPLVRRGVMGPINKLWST from the exons ATGGCTTCACTGAACTCAAATCGACGAGCACCATTTATCGTCATCGAAGGATTAGATCGGTCGGGCAAGACGACACAAACATCAAAGTTGCACTCGCGGCTCCAGCAGAATGGGATTGAAGCCAGTCTTCTCAAATTCCCAG ATAGAACGACGGCTATCGGTCAGATGATTGACTCGTATTTGCGTTCGGCCTCAGAACTGGATGACCGTGCCATTCATCTGCTCTTTTCTGCCAATCGCTGGGAGCTTGC GACTACGATTGAGAAGCTGCTATTGGCAGGAACGCCTGTGATCTGCGATCGGTATGCGTTTTCTGGCATCGCGTTTTCGGCATCCAAGGTCGATTCTTTGGGCGATCCGCTCCTTGCGTTTGAGTGGTGCCGGAGTCCAGACGTTGGGCTTCCAGCCCCGGACATTGTGCTCTTCTTTGATATAACGCCTGAAAAGGCCAAAGAACGCGGTGGCTACGGAGATGAGAGGTatgagaaagaggagatgcAGTTGCGGGTGCGAAAAGCTTTCCATCGTATCGGCGAAGAGATGGCCGAGAGTGGAACTGGGACACGATGGGTTTCTATCGATGCTGgacgagaaagagaggaggTTGAGCTCGACGTTTGGGCCGTCGTCGACCCTCTCGTACGTCGCGGCGTTATGGGCCCAATCAACAAGCTGTGGTCCacttga